Proteins from a genomic interval of Pseudomonas asplenii:
- a CDS encoding IpaD/SipD/SspD family type III secretion system needle tip protein: MEISNHTTTAIANLDIDAAVVQAASEPQEPVPVAAPNEPLDAVLRDIQGQLERLRPKNLHGARQLLEAAKAAQGASPHEASELTPYLACVEQVQRWQDDLLQSGDTMRKVIALLDENSNSRQYGEKVLGQRQKVLEQLSTAMIEGTDGRAAIATWQASVIEQLSGLLPGEIRAQGDKMQVQVPAFFDQLIELIDLIGDGYLSVHQNIVRKYSAFFDTFNSKITSKLQQWMTAVNEGKDIELDVAELKKALQELMADLDGVLFNGSKADAKNWCEALGLPATSLKENADGTWSVMIDLSPLEQMIEDLDKFDLDDQGKVVLDSASFQAWQSGFNAQTDRLKNKLQEFTQKYSSANSTYDNFIKVLSNHINQFADMLKAMAHF, translated from the coding sequence ATGGAAATTTCAAACCACACCACTACCGCGATTGCCAACCTGGATATCGATGCTGCCGTCGTGCAGGCGGCATCTGAGCCGCAAGAGCCGGTTCCGGTAGCGGCGCCGAACGAACCGTTGGATGCCGTGTTGAGAGACATCCAGGGGCAGTTGGAACGACTGCGCCCGAAAAACCTGCACGGCGCGCGACAATTGCTGGAGGCGGCGAAAGCAGCGCAGGGCGCATCACCCCACGAGGCATCGGAGCTGACGCCTTACCTGGCGTGTGTCGAACAGGTCCAGCGCTGGCAGGATGATCTGTTGCAGTCGGGCGACACGATGCGCAAGGTGATTGCGCTGCTGGACGAGAACAGCAACAGTCGCCAATACGGCGAGAAGGTGCTGGGCCAGCGTCAGAAGGTCCTTGAACAGTTATCCACCGCGATGATCGAAGGCACCGACGGCAGGGCGGCTATCGCCACCTGGCAAGCATCGGTCATCGAGCAACTGAGTGGTCTGCTTCCGGGCGAGATTCGTGCGCAGGGGGACAAGATGCAGGTGCAGGTGCCGGCGTTTTTTGACCAGTTGATCGAGTTGATCGATCTGATCGGCGACGGCTATCTGAGTGTCCACCAGAATATCGTGCGCAAGTACTCGGCGTTTTTCGACACGTTCAACAGTAAGATTACCTCCAAACTCCAGCAGTGGATGACGGCGGTCAATGAAGGCAAGGACATCGAACTCGATGTGGCCGAGCTGAAAAAGGCGCTGCAGGAGCTGATGGCGGATCTGGACGGCGTATTGTTCAACGGCTCCAAGGCGGATGCGAAAAACTGGTGCGAGGCGTTGGGGTTGCCGGCCACTAGCCTGAAGGAAAATGCCGATGGAACATGGTCGGTGATGATCGACCTGAGCCCGCTCGAGCAGATGATCGAGGATCTGGACAAATTTGACCTCGATGACCAGGGTAAGGTCGTGCTCGACAGCGCAAGCTTCCAGGCCTGGCAGTCCGGTTTCAACGCTCAGACCGATCGTCTGAAAAACAAGCTCCAGGAATTCACGCAGAAGTATTCCAGTGCCAACTCTACCTACGACAACTTCATCAAGGTTCTGTCCAACCATATCAACCAGTTCGCCGATATGTTGAAGGCCATGGCCCATTTCTGA
- a CDS encoding IpaC/SipC family type III secretion system effector: MLEISAGPLMQPVTAEVVPPESPATPSSPLTKSALEGALLQDSLDRQVTPGRVAQLSVLRSSVMGELKRSLEGLGFSDVQVAALTRQIDEQQLETLRTLGSFGHAELVSLIGQLDDQAFQRLTDVSEFSEADLDILRREVARQAGDAQLESSGFDPRVWEQHVGVLLTAIIALNIARVANAQLRGHFSVMAANAAVEQGKAIREGGNASLYAALGGAMVAGALSVGGLALTLKSYQGKHADIVSNKREALNAGRLETDLRRQLRESDKLNVSTPEDRQAYRSWLEDRIIDAGKRRENALWLSELGSRRPDRLIAMGTSMNSMAMVISNVLSAAIRLDEIAQHEREVLQQSNQNVQKSLADEENQVDARDTALLQKLLDIIQQITQSRNSVIEALVRA, encoded by the coding sequence ATGCTCGAAATTTCCGCTGGACCGCTGATGCAACCCGTGACCGCCGAGGTGGTCCCGCCCGAGTCACCCGCAACGCCATCCTCGCCCCTGACGAAGTCTGCTCTGGAGGGCGCGCTTTTGCAGGACAGTCTCGATAGACAGGTCACGCCCGGTCGGGTGGCCCAACTGAGTGTCCTTCGGTCGAGCGTCATGGGCGAGTTGAAACGATCGTTGGAGGGTTTGGGTTTCAGCGACGTTCAGGTGGCAGCCCTGACCAGGCAGATAGATGAGCAGCAACTTGAAACGTTGCGGACACTCGGCTCGTTCGGGCATGCCGAATTGGTCAGCCTGATCGGCCAACTGGACGACCAGGCGTTTCAACGGCTGACCGATGTCAGCGAATTCAGCGAGGCCGACCTGGACATTTTGCGGCGTGAAGTCGCCCGGCAAGCCGGCGATGCGCAATTGGAGTCGTCGGGCTTTGACCCGAGGGTCTGGGAACAGCATGTCGGCGTGCTGCTGACGGCCATCATCGCCTTGAATATCGCGCGGGTGGCCAACGCCCAGTTGCGCGGGCACTTCAGTGTGATGGCGGCGAATGCCGCAGTAGAGCAGGGCAAGGCGATCCGCGAGGGCGGTAATGCCAGCCTGTACGCGGCCCTCGGTGGGGCGATGGTTGCCGGTGCCTTGTCGGTGGGGGGCCTGGCCCTGACGCTCAAGAGCTATCAGGGCAAGCACGCCGATATCGTCAGCAACAAGCGTGAAGCCCTGAACGCCGGGCGCCTGGAAACCGATCTGCGCCGGCAGTTGCGCGAGTCCGACAAGCTGAATGTGTCCACGCCGGAAGATCGCCAGGCCTATCGAAGCTGGCTGGAGGACCGGATCATCGATGCCGGCAAGCGTCGGGAGAATGCGCTGTGGCTGAGTGAGTTGGGTTCGCGCCGACCGGATCGATTGATCGCGATGGGTACCAGCATGAATTCGATGGCCATGGTCATCAGCAACGTGTTGAGCGCGGCCATTCGTCTCGACGAGATCGCTCAACATGAGCGTGAGGTCCTGCAGCAGAGCAATCAGAACGTCCAGAAGAGCCTGGCGGATGAAGAAAACCAGGTCGATGCCAGGGACACGGCGTTGCTGCAGAAGCTGCTGGACATCATCCAGCAGATCACCCAGTCGCGTAACAGCGTCATCGAAGCCCTGGTGCGAGCCTGA
- the sctE gene encoding type III secretion system translocon subunit SctE, translating into MTDINGVLGSAPLVVPDASPYAEAARKAARTDDFQRLNHELLASLESVDYESAGGARNDARPRLQVPPTRVGEDRLNAEGEFVRLIASLVELLGNTSLETLKNRLSLLRSVAQASQQSLQRLSADYAQSLAELAAAQGAVDSSQERLEALKARLDQAQFELEAAESHLASLDPSSPEYAGALARRDRAMGVVDTLQQGFRPVAEAHVRLLDTAKVAAVKAEALVRQIQDLAVRHPATDEAGQEHLNAAGALVLAMARLIELLGDAADRQLQADQELFLTMQATRQDFMRIKSEEYQEEVRKAEAAQKAMGCIGKILGWLVLAVSAVVAVVSTVATLGAAAPAAGALIGAAIGVVGVLASLSDMIVKEVTGNSYMEKAMKPVMEVFQKLVKVMADMYTQVLMTMGVAEEKAKMAGAIIGAIAAVATVIAAAVVRIQAAGPVLGTVMNKVMEKLGDAFSRLVPELLKQAATSVGRGLSRLVEQLRGLVASASDDVTLSQLKNRLEVLLATVQTAGTASQAGLQVKSAVHQQQGAEHLADIRVSMAIVDSLGDYLEEALGAFARLIEHKDEQMRRFMSDMQHRHGAALQVARNIRL; encoded by the coding sequence ATGACCGATATCAATGGAGTTCTGGGCTCCGCTCCCCTGGTTGTTCCTGACGCGAGCCCCTACGCCGAAGCGGCCCGCAAGGCGGCCAGGACCGACGATTTCCAGCGGCTCAATCATGAGCTGCTGGCCAGTCTGGAGTCGGTGGACTACGAGTCTGCCGGCGGAGCCAGGAACGATGCCCGACCCAGGCTGCAGGTGCCGCCCACGCGAGTGGGAGAAGATCGCCTGAATGCCGAAGGCGAGTTCGTGCGCTTGATCGCCTCGCTGGTCGAACTGCTGGGCAATACCAGCCTTGAGACCCTGAAAAACCGGCTGTCGCTGCTGCGTTCCGTGGCGCAGGCCTCCCAGCAGTCGCTGCAGCGGCTGTCGGCCGATTATGCACAGTCGTTGGCCGAGCTGGCGGCGGCCCAGGGAGCGGTCGATAGCAGCCAGGAGCGGTTGGAGGCGTTGAAGGCCCGGCTCGACCAGGCCCAGTTCGAGCTGGAAGCCGCTGAGTCGCACCTGGCGTCCCTCGATCCCTCGTCACCGGAATACGCCGGGGCGCTGGCCCGACGCGACCGGGCGATGGGCGTTGTCGACACTCTGCAACAGGGCTTCAGGCCGGTCGCAGAGGCCCATGTACGGTTGCTCGATACCGCCAAGGTTGCGGCCGTCAAGGCCGAAGCGCTGGTCAGGCAGATTCAGGACCTGGCCGTCAGGCACCCGGCCACCGACGAGGCAGGCCAGGAACACCTGAACGCCGCCGGAGCGCTGGTCCTGGCGATGGCGAGATTGATCGAACTGCTGGGCGATGCGGCCGACAGGCAGTTGCAGGCCGACCAGGAGCTGTTCCTGACCATGCAGGCCACCCGCCAGGATTTCATGCGGATCAAGTCCGAGGAATATCAGGAGGAAGTACGCAAGGCCGAGGCGGCCCAGAAGGCCATGGGCTGTATCGGCAAGATCCTTGGCTGGCTGGTGCTGGCGGTCAGTGCGGTGGTGGCGGTGGTCAGTACCGTCGCCACGCTGGGCGCTGCGGCACCGGCCGCCGGCGCGTTGATCGGGGCGGCGATCGGCGTGGTCGGGGTGCTGGCCTCGCTGTCGGACATGATCGTCAAGGAGGTGACCGGAAACTCCTACATGGAGAAGGCGATGAAGCCGGTGATGGAGGTGTTCCAGAAGCTGGTCAAGGTGATGGCCGATATGTACACCCAGGTCCTGATGACGATGGGCGTCGCCGAGGAAAAGGCCAAGATGGCCGGTGCGATCATCGGCGCCATTGCCGCCGTGGCCACGGTGATCGCGGCGGCGGTCGTGAGGATCCAGGCGGCAGGGCCGGTGCTTGGCACGGTGATGAACAAAGTCATGGAAAAGCTCGGCGACGCCTTCTCCCGGCTGGTGCCGGAACTGCTCAAACAGGCGGCCACCAGCGTCGGCAGGGGCCTGTCCCGGCTGGTTGAACAATTGCGTGGGCTGGTGGCCTCCGCCAGCGATGACGTCACGCTGAGCCAGTTGAAGAACCGCCTCGAAGTGCTCCTGGCGACGGTCCAGACTGCAGGCACCGCCAGCCAGGCCGGGCTGCAGGTCAAGAGCGCCGTGCATCAGCAACAGGGGGCGGAGCATCTGGCCGATATCCGCGTCAGCATGGCGATCGTCGACTCGCTGGGGGACTACCTCGAGGAAGCGCTGGGGGCATTCGCCCGGTTGATCGAGCACAAGGACGAGCAGATGAGGCGCTTCATGAGCGATATGCAGCACCGTCACGGCGCGGCCCTTCAGGTCGCCCGCAATATCAGGCTTTGA
- the sicA gene encoding type III secretion system translocator chaperone SicA, with product MSRKDTREDEQMAFEAVQAVLEGMPLKDVRGISNEQMDSLYAYAYEFYEQGRLDDAEKFFHFLCIYDFYNSQYWMGLAAVHQLRNNHHKAIELYAVAFAQSKDDYRPMFYTGQCQLALGQGGKARLCFEYVLERVTHDDLRRQAEIYLDALSHLDSRATEDQQ from the coding sequence ATGAGTCGCAAAGATACGCGAGAGGACGAACAGATGGCTTTCGAGGCGGTGCAGGCCGTCCTGGAAGGCATGCCGCTCAAGGATGTGCGCGGGATCAGCAACGAGCAGATGGATAGCCTTTATGCCTATGCCTATGAGTTCTACGAGCAGGGGAGACTGGATGACGCGGAGAAGTTCTTCCATTTCCTGTGCATCTACGACTTCTACAACAGCCAGTACTGGATGGGCCTGGCGGCGGTGCATCAGCTCAGGAACAACCACCACAAAGCCATCGAGCTGTATGCCGTGGCCTTTGCCCAGAGCAAGGACGACTACCGCCCGATGTTCTACACCGGCCAGTGCCAGCTCGCTCTCGGGCAGGGTGGCAAGGCCAGGCTGTGTTTCGAGTATGTACTCGAACGGGTCACCCACGATGACTTGCGCAGGCAGGCCGAGATTTACCTCGATGCCTTGAGTCATCTCGATAGCCGAGCAACGGAGGATCAGCAATGA
- a CDS encoding EscU/YscU/HrcU family type III secretion system export apparatus switch protein, producing the protein MSSSASKTEQPTPKRLRDSARKGQTFKAKDLVISCMMLCAILFLVSGLSLLEVMEVYRRIIAAGLADDTQGYTAQLLKLALLCILPLALVCVLSSALPALLQSGFALASEALKLNLGALNPLNGFKKLFSLRTLKDSIKAVLYLGSFAVALWMVWHSERQALFAQLFVEPLELFPLWGRMLLTLLLSFMACASLIVLLDALCEYWLHIKDLKMDLHSVKREHKEQDGDPQIKQKRRHLHLELLSEQVRSDIRGSRVIVANPTHIAIGIYFRPDISFIPLVSVIETNQRALAVRAYAREMGIAVVSDIRLARRIYRTHQRYSFIQLEEIEEVLRLLIWLEQVEQA; encoded by the coding sequence ATGTCTTCCAGTGCCTCGAAGACCGAGCAACCCACACCCAAGCGCCTGCGTGATTCGGCGCGCAAGGGCCAGACCTTCAAGGCCAAGGATCTGGTCATCAGTTGCATGATGTTGTGCGCGATCCTGTTTCTGGTTTCCGGATTGTCGTTGCTGGAAGTGATGGAGGTCTATCGGCGGATCATCGCTGCCGGTCTTGCCGACGACACCCAGGGGTATACCGCGCAACTGCTCAAGCTGGCCTTGCTGTGCATCCTGCCGCTGGCGTTGGTCTGCGTGTTGAGCAGTGCGCTGCCGGCGCTGTTGCAAAGCGGTTTCGCCCTGGCCAGCGAGGCCCTGAAATTGAACCTGGGGGCGCTCAATCCGCTCAACGGATTCAAGAAGCTGTTCAGCCTGCGCACCCTCAAGGACAGCATCAAGGCGGTGCTTTACCTGGGCAGCTTCGCTGTGGCCCTCTGGATGGTCTGGCATTCGGAGCGCCAGGCGTTGTTCGCCCAACTGTTCGTCGAGCCACTTGAACTGTTCCCGCTATGGGGACGCATGCTGCTGACCCTGTTGTTGTCCTTCATGGCCTGTGCGTCGTTGATCGTGCTGCTCGATGCCCTGTGCGAGTACTGGCTGCATATCAAGGACCTGAAGATGGACCTGCACTCGGTCAAGCGCGAACACAAGGAACAGGACGGCGATCCGCAGATCAAGCAAAAGCGCCGTCACTTGCACCTTGAGCTGCTTTCCGAGCAGGTCCGCTCGGACATTCGGGGTTCGCGGGTCATCGTCGCCAACCCGACGCATATCGCCATCGGCATCTACTTCCGTCCGGACATCAGCTTCATCCCTCTGGTCAGTGTGATCGAGACCAACCAGCGGGCTCTCGCAGTGCGTGCCTACGCCCGGGAAATGGGCATTGCGGTGGTCAGTGATATCCGCCTGGCGCGGCGGATCTATCGCACGCACCAGCGCTACAGCTTCATCCAACTGGAGGAAATCGAGGAGGTCCTGCGTTTGCTGATCTGGCTTGAACAGGTCGAGCAGGCCTGA
- the sctT gene encoding type III secretion system export apparatus subunit SctT, whose translation MSIAWFFDLHGWLAAAIIGFARLAPVFFMLPFLNSGLLSGPPRQAVIIIVALGFWPSSGLALPALDSLAFFGLLIREVGIGTLLGCLLCWPFWVLHGMGNLIDNQRGALLSSTVDPANGVDTSELANFLQWFAAAVYLEGGGLRLMVETVAHSYRLCAPGLDCQVNLARLMALLDDVLGKILVISAPVVASLLISEALLGLLSRYAPQMNAFSVSLTIKSLVALGVLMLYFGTYVPDEILRMSQSLDRVTTHLGDPGGH comes from the coding sequence GTGTCGATAGCCTGGTTTTTCGATCTGCACGGCTGGCTTGCGGCGGCGATCATCGGATTTGCCCGCCTGGCGCCGGTCTTTTTCATGCTGCCGTTTCTCAACAGTGGGTTGCTGAGCGGGCCGCCGCGCCAGGCGGTGATCATCATCGTGGCCCTGGGGTTCTGGCCCAGCAGCGGCCTGGCCCTGCCGGCGCTGGACAGCCTGGCCTTCTTCGGCCTGCTGATACGTGAAGTGGGGATCGGCACGCTGCTGGGCTGCCTGTTGTGCTGGCCGTTCTGGGTCTTGCACGGCATGGGCAACCTGATCGACAACCAGCGCGGAGCGCTGCTCAGCAGCACGGTCGATCCGGCCAACGGCGTGGACACCTCGGAGTTGGCGAACTTTCTCCAGTGGTTTGCGGCGGCGGTGTATCTCGAAGGGGGCGGCCTGCGACTGATGGTCGAAACCGTGGCCCATAGCTACAGGTTGTGCGCGCCGGGTCTGGATTGCCAGGTGAATCTGGCGCGGCTGATGGCACTGCTCGATGATGTGCTGGGCAAGATTCTGGTCATCAGTGCGCCGGTGGTCGCCAGCCTGCTGATCAGTGAGGCGCTGCTGGGCTTGTTGTCGCGCTACGCACCGCAGATGAATGCCTTTTCCGTTTCGCTGACGATCAAGAGCCTGGTGGCGCTGGGTGTGCTGATGCTGTACTTCGGCACTTATGTGCCGGATGAGATCCTGCGCATGAGTCAATCGCTGGACAGGGTGACGACTCACCTGGGCGATCCGGGGGGCCATTGA
- a CDS encoding EscS/YscS/HrcS family type III secretion system export apparatus protein, with the protein MSDLVYAGNKTLYLILLMVAWPIAVATVVGLVVGLIQTVTQLQEQTLPFALKLLAVAACLFLLSGWYGETLLGFSREIMRLALR; encoded by the coding sequence ATGAGCGACCTGGTGTATGCCGGCAACAAGACCCTGTACCTGATCCTGCTGATGGTCGCCTGGCCGATTGCCGTGGCGACCGTGGTCGGGCTGGTGGTTGGCCTGATCCAGACCGTTACCCAACTCCAGGAACAGACCTTGCCGTTCGCCCTCAAGCTGCTGGCGGTCGCGGCGTGCCTGTTCCTGTTGTCTGGGTGGTACGGCGAAACGCTGTTGGGCTTCAGCCGGGAAATCATGCGCCTGGCGTTGAGGTGA
- a CDS encoding EscR/YscR/HrcR family type III secretion system export apparatus protein → MNNDVSLIALLAFASLLPFLVAAGTCYLKFSIVFVIVRNALGLQQVPSNMSLNAIALLLAVFVMSPVVQQGYDYYQDHQVRLDSVGSLIEFSENGLGSYKDYLRRYTDPELAVFFERAQQVGEAESMELADAQIEPSLFALLPAYALSEIKSAFKIGFYLYLPFVIVDLVISSILLALGMMMMSPMIISVPIKLVLFVALDGWALLSTGLVGQYLTLLE, encoded by the coding sequence ATGAACAATGATGTCTCGCTGATCGCGCTGCTGGCGTTTGCCTCGTTGCTGCCGTTTCTGGTGGCGGCAGGCACCTGTTATCTGAAGTTCTCCATCGTGTTCGTGATCGTGCGTAATGCGCTGGGGCTGCAGCAGGTGCCGTCGAATATGAGCCTTAATGCGATCGCGCTGTTACTGGCCGTGTTTGTGATGAGTCCGGTGGTGCAGCAGGGGTATGACTACTATCAGGACCACCAGGTGCGCCTGGACAGTGTCGGGTCGCTCATCGAGTTCAGCGAAAACGGTCTGGGCAGCTACAAGGACTACCTGCGCCGCTACACCGACCCCGAGTTGGCGGTGTTTTTCGAGCGTGCCCAGCAGGTCGGCGAGGCTGAGTCGATGGAACTGGCCGATGCGCAAATCGAGCCATCGCTGTTCGCCTTGCTGCCGGCCTACGCCCTGAGTGAAATCAAGAGCGCCTTCAAGATCGGTTTTTATCTGTACCTGCCCTTTGTCATCGTCGACCTGGTGATCTCCAGCATCCTGCTGGCGTTGGGCATGATGATGATGAGCCCGATGATCATCTCGGTGCCGATCAAGCTGGTGCTGTTTGTCGCCCTCGACGGCTGGGCGCTATTGTCCACCGGGCTGGTCGGGCAATACCTGACGTTGCTGGAATGA
- a CDS encoding FliM/FliN family flagellar motor switch protein yields MIRSFPTLRRLDPQDYARRQVVERWQQAGYPVDLHRPPPAGGYLEFCAQGRGGDWQGLVDAREWLDGLLPALQALLKVPCAIARIAELFQALARPLEVELDGLGYERLSSVAVSNASALAQPLPRIATPRGSLWLLRLPESRPPPLSCSPWLLSLPQSLRLTLGYSRILPVALHPLARGDVLRISRLTRQWQLAGQPVGEFTFTEQGLQMTLSPPSSDTPHVEPVAALGSLPVHLEFVLHEQRISLAELAALIEGQVLTLDSSVLRAIEIRANGRTLARGELVQLGENLGVELQQIFREQPDEQ; encoded by the coding sequence GTGATCCGATCGTTCCCGACCTTGCGTCGGCTCGACCCGCAGGATTATGCGCGTAGGCAGGTCGTCGAGCGCTGGCAACAAGCGGGTTACCCGGTCGATCTGCATCGGCCGCCGCCGGCGGGGGGCTATCTGGAGTTTTGCGCCCAGGGCCGAGGCGGTGACTGGCAAGGGCTGGTCGACGCCCGGGAATGGCTCGACGGTCTGTTGCCAGCCTTGCAGGCGTTGCTGAAGGTGCCCTGTGCCATTGCGCGGATCGCCGAACTGTTCCAGGCCCTGGCGCGCCCGCTCGAGGTCGAGCTGGATGGGCTGGGTTACGAGCGGCTGTCATCGGTTGCGGTGAGCAACGCGTCGGCGCTGGCTCAGCCCTTGCCCAGGATCGCGACCCCCCGGGGCTCGTTGTGGCTGTTACGCCTGCCCGAGAGTCGGCCGCCACCCCTGTCATGCAGCCCGTGGCTGCTGAGTCTGCCGCAGTCCCTGCGGCTGACACTGGGCTACAGCCGGATACTGCCGGTTGCCCTGCACCCGCTCGCCAGGGGCGACGTGCTGCGGATCAGTCGCTTGACCCGGCAATGGCAACTCGCAGGCCAGCCGGTCGGCGAATTCACCTTCACCGAACAAGGCCTGCAGATGACCCTGTCACCCCCTTCGTCCGATACACCGCACGTCGAGCCTGTCGCGGCGCTGGGCAGTCTGCCCGTGCACTTGGAGTTCGTGTTGCATGAGCAACGTATCAGCCTGGCCGAGCTGGCGGCATTGATCGAGGGCCAGGTACTGACACTTGATTCATCGGTGCTGCGCGCTATCGAGATCCGCGCCAACGGCCGGACGCTGGCCCGGGGTGAGTTGGTGCAATTGGGTGAAAACCTCGGTGTGGAGCTGCAGCAGATCTTCCGGGAGCAGCCGGATGAACAATGA
- a CDS encoding protein SpaM encodes MNSLAEIDRLLGVGNWRLRRHEVTLLRLRQRRAQLLCEWSALDQQEQSLRALLDSHRVMNRVLDHWQLLETLRRQAVIRRQIQILLLERQPLREQQVQLEQEAGQRQQELESLQRRQSRYAAVRQRLSRQLRLERLRRDECEIDELIGGKR; translated from the coding sequence ATGAACTCATTGGCTGAGATCGATCGACTGCTGGGTGTCGGCAACTGGCGCCTGCGTCGGCACGAGGTGACGCTGCTGCGGCTCAGGCAGCGGCGGGCGCAGTTGCTGTGCGAGTGGTCGGCGTTGGATCAGCAGGAGCAATCGCTGCGGGCGCTGCTCGACAGCCATCGGGTGATGAATCGCGTGCTCGATCACTGGCAGTTGCTGGAGACATTGCGGCGTCAGGCGGTGATTCGCCGGCAGATCCAGATCCTGCTGCTGGAGCGCCAACCCCTGCGTGAGCAGCAAGTGCAACTGGAGCAGGAAGCAGGGCAACGGCAGCAGGAGCTGGAAAGCCTGCAACGCAGGCAGTCCCGATACGCCGCCGTGCGCCAGCGCTTGAGCCGACAACTGCGGCTTGAGCGATTGCGCCGCGATGAATGTGAAATCGATGAACTGATTGGAGGTAAGCGATGA
- the sctN gene encoding type III secretion system ATPase SctN, which produces MNALRLERRGAHPRRLSGPLIEAALRGVSIGEVCEVRRHWASTELLARAQVIGFKPDVVVLSLLGEARGLSRESMIVPTGSTLRLYCSAAMLGSVLDARGTIVERLAPAAGFAGRDYPVDADPPSYQQRRPVNEPLMTGIRAIDGLLTCGIGQRLGIFAAAGSGKTSLINMLISHTEADVFVIGLIGERGREVTEFIEHLRHSHKRARCVVVYATSDLSSVDRSNAALQATAVAEYFRDQGHCVVLLLDSLTRYARARRDLALAAGEMPARRGYPASVFDALPRLLERPGHTARGSITAFYTVLLESDDEPDPIAEEIRSILDGHVYLSRSLAAKGHFPAIDVLRSASRVAPQVTSELTQRLAIATREVLARLEALQVFLDLGEYSPGADAANDHAIACRDGLQAWLRQAAAEPSQPDETLRSLHELIG; this is translated from the coding sequence ATGAATGCCTTGCGGCTCGAACGCCGGGGCGCTCATCCACGGCGGCTCAGTGGTCCGCTGATCGAGGCGGCGTTGCGTGGGGTCTCCATCGGCGAAGTCTGCGAGGTGCGAAGGCACTGGGCTTCGACCGAGTTGCTGGCCAGGGCCCAGGTGATTGGCTTCAAGCCCGATGTGGTGGTGCTCAGCCTGCTGGGCGAAGCCCGCGGGCTGTCGCGCGAGTCGATGATCGTGCCGACCGGCTCGACGCTAAGGCTGTACTGCAGCGCTGCGATGCTGGGCAGTGTGCTCGACGCGCGCGGCACTATCGTCGAGCGCCTGGCCCCGGCGGCGGGGTTCGCTGGCCGGGATTATCCGGTGGATGCCGATCCGCCTTCTTACCAGCAGCGGCGGCCGGTGAACGAACCGCTGATGACTGGCATCCGCGCTATCGATGGTCTGTTGACCTGCGGCATCGGCCAGCGCCTGGGTATCTTCGCCGCCGCCGGTTCCGGCAAGACCTCGCTGATCAACATGCTGATCAGCCATACCGAGGCCGATGTGTTTGTCATCGGTCTGATTGGCGAGCGTGGGCGCGAGGTGACCGAGTTCATCGAGCACCTGCGCCACAGCCACAAGCGTGCGCGTTGCGTGGTGGTCTACGCGACCTCCGACCTGTCCTCGGTCGACCGTAGCAACGCGGCGCTGCAGGCGACGGCGGTCGCCGAGTATTTTCGCGACCAGGGGCACTGTGTGGTGCTGCTGCTCGACTCGCTGACGCGTTATGCCCGTGCTCGTCGCGACCTGGCCCTGGCAGCGGGCGAGATGCCGGCGCGACGGGGTTATCCGGCCTCGGTATTCGACGCCTTGCCGCGCCTGCTCGAGCGCCCGGGGCACACGGCGCGGGGCAGCATCACGGCTTTCTACACCGTGTTGCTGGAAAGTGATGATGAGCCCGATCCGATCGCCGAAGAGATCCGTTCGATCCTCGACGGCCATGTCTATCTGAGTCGCAGCCTGGCCGCCAAGGGCCATTTCCCGGCAATCGATGTGTTGCGCAGTGCCAGCCGGGTCGCGCCCCAGGTGACGAGTGAGCTGACGCAACGCCTGGCGATCGCGACCCGCGAAGTGTTGGCGCGGCTGGAAGCCTTGCAGGTGTTTCTTGATCTGGGCGAGTACAGCCCGGGCGCCGATGCGGCCAATGATCATGCCATCGCCTGTCGGGATGGCTTGCAGGCCTGGTTGCGTCAGGCCGCTGCCGAACCGAGCCAGCCGGACGAAACCCTGCGGAGTCTGCATGAACTCATTGGCTGA
- a CDS encoding InvB/SpaK family type III secretion system chaperone yields MQNMDIAERLRAALLYSGCTDAQLGRFDSHSTIEMEMKEQPNICVDVIDGDIWLWSVLAQMTPAIFAYSAEALLRYLFKGNADARSGQLQLFEVDGQFEARLMLGEPALSSDRSFAEAIDGFMQDTEELCRIIRQ; encoded by the coding sequence ATGCAGAATATGGATATCGCCGAACGCCTGCGGGCCGCGCTGTTGTACAGCGGTTGCACGGATGCGCAACTGGGACGGTTCGATAGCCACAGTACCATCGAGATGGAGATGAAGGAGCAGCCCAACATCTGCGTCGATGTCATCGACGGCGACATCTGGCTGTGGAGCGTCTTGGCACAGATGACCCCGGCAATTTTTGCCTACAGTGCCGAAGCGCTGTTGCGTTATCTGTTCAAGGGTAACGCCGATGCCCGCAGCGGGCAGTTGCAGTTGTTCGAGGTCGATGGGCAGTTCGAGGCCCGGTTGATGCTCGGCGAGCCGGCGCTGAGCAGCGACCGGTCTTTTGCCGAAGCGATCGACGGGTTCATGCAGGACACCGAAGAACTATGCCGCATCATTCGCCAATGA